One part of the Agarivorans sp. Alg241-V36 genome encodes these proteins:
- the tagH gene encoding type VI secretion system-associated FHA domain protein TagH, with product MNLCLSVISYHRFTSGVEEKKMLSTTSGESVITIGRASQCSWCLLDPERVISSRHARIESNNGQFWLYDTSTNGVFVNRSVEALAKDQPYQLNDGDTLAIGDYEIEVAISSQAITESALATANTAAVAPPTHVPAPASTPAAAPKLEEDFGVLAEPEPMATSSLDAKLNANLDDAFALPQSMNDEQSNIPEDWNALFSSSAPQQATAPAPQASSAPSAVVASATQTAVAEPIITAEPTAAPAMPKANDPFAAPAPRAPAPAATPATPVAAQTQYSSADEQAHLAAFLEGMGISPELVSQENPVRWWHQLGVITRDSLDGIMNTLHNRAAFKENSRINQTTFRRNENNPLKFSTNAEDAIHNLLQRKTAGFLPPERAVKEAFIDLERHEYALLSGVEGAVAGVMQLLDPKSIESKDQNAKGIAKVYSAIEKHKSWNRYCSIYSDLENEFGQNSNAFYMEDFAKAYESTLKSIEQKGQR from the coding sequence ATGAATTTGTGTTTATCTGTGATTAGTTATCACAGATTTACCTCTGGTGTGGAAGAGAAGAAGATGCTCTCCACAACGTCAGGGGAATCAGTTATTACCATTGGTAGGGCAAGCCAGTGCTCTTGGTGTTTGCTTGATCCGGAAAGAGTTATCTCTAGCCGCCACGCACGTATTGAGTCAAACAACGGGCAGTTTTGGTTATACGATACCTCGACTAACGGCGTATTTGTTAATCGTTCGGTTGAGGCATTGGCAAAAGATCAACCTTACCAGCTCAATGATGGCGATACCTTAGCCATTGGCGACTACGAAATTGAGGTGGCAATATCCTCTCAAGCAATTACTGAGTCAGCTCTAGCCACTGCCAATACCGCTGCTGTTGCACCGCCTACTCATGTGCCAGCTCCTGCTTCTACACCAGCCGCAGCCCCTAAGCTTGAAGAAGACTTTGGCGTTTTAGCTGAGCCCGAGCCAATGGCAACTAGCAGCTTAGACGCTAAGCTAAACGCCAATCTTGATGATGCATTTGCCTTACCGCAATCGATGAATGATGAGCAATCAAATATTCCAGAAGATTGGAATGCTTTGTTTTCAAGTTCCGCCCCTCAACAAGCCACTGCTCCTGCTCCGCAGGCTTCCTCTGCACCAAGTGCTGTTGTTGCTAGCGCTACTCAAACAGCAGTAGCCGAGCCTATTATTACTGCAGAGCCGACGGCTGCGCCAGCGATGCCAAAGGCCAACGATCCTTTTGCAGCTCCAGCTCCTCGAGCACCAGCGCCTGCAGCTACACCGGCTACCCCAGTAGCCGCCCAAACACAATATTCAAGCGCCGATGAGCAAGCTCATCTCGCTGCATTTTTAGAAGGTATGGGCATATCTCCCGAGCTAGTTTCTCAGGAGAACCCAGTACGGTGGTGGCATCAGCTAGGCGTGATAACTCGCGACTCTCTCGATGGCATCATGAATACCTTGCACAACCGAGCAGCCTTTAAAGAGAACAGTCGAATCAACCAAACGACTTTTAGAAGGAATGAAAACAACCCGCTTAAGTTTTCTACTAATGCCGAAGATGCCATTCATAACTTATTACAACGCAAAACGGCTGGGTTTTTGCCGCCAGAGCGAGCCGTTAAAGAAGCGTTTATCGATTTAGAGCGTCATGAATATGCGCTGTTGTCTGGGGTTGAAGGAGCCGTTGCAGGCGTTATGCAGCTGCTCGACCCTAAATCGATAGAGTCCAAAGATCAGAACGCTAAAGGAATTGCCAAGGTGTATTCGGCAATTGAAAAGCACAAAAGCTGGAACCGTTACTGTTCGATCTACAGTGATTTGGAAAATGAGTTTGGCCAAAACAGCAATGCCTTCTACATGGAAGACTTTGCTAAGGCTTATGAATCAACCTTAAAAAGCATAGAGCAAAAGGGACAACGATGA
- the tssJ gene encoding type VI secretion system lipoprotein TssJ, whose translation MSKVGKLVLSVLLSMSMLGCTVANYVVEPYSKLQFHVANNVNPDITGRASPVVVKVFELSSRTLFDSQDFFALYDDASQVLGPDLINRTEFEFEPGSQFEYKLSLSPGVRYAGVLVAYRDIDTASWREVVTVDPTTYKTFDVHVGELAVFVGNP comes from the coding sequence ATGAGCAAAGTAGGGAAATTAGTACTTAGTGTGCTGCTGAGTATGTCAATGTTGGGCTGTACTGTAGCCAACTACGTAGTAGAACCATATTCAAAGCTGCAATTTCATGTGGCCAATAATGTTAACCCAGATATCACAGGCCGCGCCTCGCCAGTGGTAGTGAAGGTGTTTGAGCTATCTTCTCGCACCTTGTTTGATAGCCAGGACTTTTTCGCCTTGTATGACGATGCATCGCAGGTGCTTGGCCCGGATTTAATTAACCGCACCGAGTTTGAATTTGAACCCGGTAGCCAGTTTGAATACAAGCTGTCTTTATCACCTGGCGTTCGTTATGCCGGGGTGCTTGTTGCCTACCGAGACATTGACACCGCCAGCTGGCGTGAAGTGGTCACTGTCGACCCTACCACTTACAAAACCTTTGATGTTCACGTAGGTGAACTCGCTGTATTTGTTGGCAATCCATAA
- the tssK gene encoding type VI secretion system baseplate subunit TssK — translation MSDFCRVAWSEGMFLRPQHFQQQERSLNFQLQQNLLQQSCYYWGVTELSVDRALLSNAKFGLSNISACLQDGATMVSPTRDPLPEPLSLDSSIRDQLVYLALPTEKSNGLNVSAQGRSVTRYRFVDHEVVDTNIGNDAVEVLQLAQAGFELKLESDNLSGYDTLAIAKVIEVSDEGQVSLDEKFIPASLNAQANSVLKQQLAEVHGMLRQRAEALAARIGAGQGSASSIADFLMLQLLNRYDALIAHVLATNGLHPERLFQELASLAGELATFSSKDKRAPQLPAYQHDELTRVFGDVMVVLNQFMSMVLEQTAVQIALDETNYGIRIAQVQDKGLLERAEFVLAVNANISPDELRKRFPAQVKIGPVEHIRDLVNNQLPGISAIGLPVAPRQIPYHAGYHYFKLDKSNDYWSRLSASGGVAIHLSGNYPELEMQIWAISQ, via the coding sequence ATGAGTGACTTTTGTCGTGTCGCGTGGAGCGAGGGGATGTTTTTGCGTCCTCAACACTTTCAGCAGCAAGAACGCAGCTTAAATTTTCAGCTCCAGCAAAACTTGTTGCAGCAATCCTGCTACTACTGGGGAGTCACTGAGCTTAGTGTAGACCGTGCCTTGTTAAGCAATGCTAAGTTTGGTTTAAGCAATATTAGTGCTTGTTTGCAAGATGGTGCGACGATGGTTAGCCCCACTCGCGACCCGTTGCCAGAGCCGCTGTCCTTAGATAGCAGCATTCGCGATCAGTTAGTGTATTTGGCTTTGCCAACCGAGAAATCCAATGGCTTGAATGTATCAGCTCAGGGACGCAGCGTAACACGCTACCGCTTTGTTGATCATGAAGTAGTGGATACCAATATTGGTAACGACGCAGTAGAAGTATTGCAGCTAGCACAAGCAGGTTTTGAACTTAAGCTGGAAAGCGACAACCTATCTGGCTACGACACCTTAGCCATTGCTAAGGTGATAGAAGTGTCTGATGAAGGCCAAGTTAGCCTTGATGAAAAGTTCATTCCCGCCAGTTTAAATGCGCAGGCTAATAGCGTGCTTAAGCAGCAGCTAGCCGAAGTACATGGCATGTTGCGTCAACGCGCTGAAGCCTTAGCGGCACGCATTGGTGCAGGCCAAGGCAGCGCCAGCTCTATTGCCGACTTTTTAATGCTGCAATTACTCAATCGCTACGATGCCTTGATTGCTCATGTTTTGGCGACCAATGGCCTACACCCAGAGCGTTTGTTTCAAGAATTAGCCAGTTTAGCGGGCGAGTTAGCAACCTTCTCAAGTAAAGATAAGCGGGCTCCTCAGCTTCCGGCTTATCAGCATGATGAACTTACTCGTGTATTTGGCGATGTGATGGTGGTGCTTAATCAGTTTATGAGCATGGTGCTGGAGCAAACGGCTGTGCAAATTGCTTTAGATGAAACCAACTACGGCATTCGCATTGCTCAAGTACAAGATAAAGGCTTATTAGAGCGCGCCGAATTTGTGTTAGCGGTAAACGCCAACATTAGCCCCGACGAACTGCGTAAGCGTTTCCCTGCTCAGGTGAAAATTGGCCCGGTTGAGCACATTCGAGACCTAGTGAACAACCAGCTACCAGGGATTTCGGCTATTGGCTTGCCGGTGGCGCCGCGACAAATTCCTTATCACGCCGGCTATCACTATTTCAAATTGGATAAAAGCAACGATTACTGGTCGCGACTTAGCGCTAGTGGCGGCGTAGCCATCCACCTGTCGGGTAACTATCCCGAGCTTGAAATGCAAATTTGGGCGATTAGCCAGTAA
- the tssL gene encoding type VI secretion system protein TssL, long form, which translates to MSEATVMKPRPGSRGGNKPVSDLGKIAASAAEAECTVVITPSKNKERGVQLPKFGDNPLIDEASALLSMVGQIRCTVKHGDIASLRQVCIDKIRDYEANLRHQQVSAEIIEASRYCVCCFIDETVLNTNWGGQSVWASDSLLSTFHSQTWGGEHFFTLLDENLAAPHAKPQLLELQYLCLSLGFVGKMRVEERGQDKLEEYRQQAFERLQAIHGEAEIELSPKSQASASIGSEANGGLPLWVIAAIFGVLLLSIYMACSYFINSYSDQVFNQINALARWESTTTNTAEVDEQQVLMLQQRLQTEVDRELLEIAPLSDRIRITINSSELFSPGSAEVKSSVVPVLQKLSRALESTTGRVLITGHTDNQPIFTSRYPSNWHLSLARATAVANSMSIGTLLQGRLWPEGRGDSDPRASNNTESERALNRRVEIDLLY; encoded by the coding sequence ATGTCAGAAGCGACAGTCATGAAGCCTCGACCAGGGAGTCGCGGCGGCAACAAGCCGGTAAGCGACTTAGGTAAAATTGCAGCATCTGCAGCAGAGGCAGAGTGCACCGTGGTGATTACGCCCTCTAAAAACAAAGAGCGTGGCGTGCAATTGCCAAAGTTTGGCGACAATCCTCTTATCGATGAAGCCAGTGCGCTGTTATCGATGGTGGGGCAAATTCGTTGCACCGTAAAACACGGTGATATCGCTTCGTTACGTCAAGTATGCATCGACAAAATTCGTGATTACGAGGCTAACTTACGCCATCAGCAAGTGAGTGCCGAAATCATTGAAGCATCGCGCTACTGCGTATGTTGTTTCATTGATGAAACGGTATTGAACACCAACTGGGGCGGGCAATCTGTTTGGGCCAGCGACAGTTTACTATCTACCTTTCACTCGCAAACTTGGGGAGGCGAACACTTCTTCACCTTGCTAGATGAAAACCTAGCCGCGCCTCATGCTAAGCCTCAATTACTCGAATTACAGTACCTGTGTTTGTCTTTGGGCTTTGTTGGCAAAATGCGCGTTGAAGAACGTGGCCAAGACAAACTTGAAGAGTATCGCCAGCAAGCGTTTGAACGCTTGCAAGCTATTCATGGTGAAGCAGAGATTGAGCTTTCACCAAAAAGCCAAGCCAGCGCTAGCATTGGCAGTGAGGCCAATGGCGGCTTACCTCTGTGGGTTATCGCAGCCATATTTGGGGTTCTACTGTTATCAATTTATATGGCGTGTAGCTATTTCATAAATAGCTATTCAGACCAAGTGTTTAATCAAATTAACGCCTTAGCCCGCTGGGAAAGCACTACCACCAATACAGCTGAAGTTGATGAACAACAAGTATTGATGTTACAGCAGCGCCTGCAAACTGAAGTGGACCGAGAGTTACTAGAGATAGCGCCGCTTAGCGATCGCATCCGTATCACCATTAACTCTAGCGAATTGTTTAGCCCAGGCAGCGCCGAAGTGAAGTCTTCAGTAGTACCGGTACTGCAAAAATTATCACGGGCGCTTGAGTCTACCACTGGCCGAGTATTAATTACCGGACACACCGACAACCAGCCTATTTTCACTAGCCGTTATCCGTCCAACTGGCACCTTTCTTTGGCGCGTGCTACTGCCGTTGCCAACAGTATGTCGATAGGCACCTTGCTGCAAGGACGCTTATGGCCAGAAGGTCGAGGAGATTCAGATCCTCGAGCAAGTAACAACACCGAATCAGAACGTGCGTTGAACCGTCGAGTAGAGATTGATTTGCTTTATTAA